In Mangifera indica cultivar Alphonso chromosome 1, CATAS_Mindica_2.1, whole genome shotgun sequence, a single genomic region encodes these proteins:
- the LOC123222509 gene encoding UPF0481 protein At3g47200-like, with amino-acid sequence MLELIGREEQSKPSRMPWTHLEEKLNEMPKLTSSSNCCIYRASKRLRQQNEKVYTPQIVSIGPLHHGEPHLEFLEEEKRRYLQEFLERTRLRVEELYYLIRTKEDTLRSCYAEKIKFDSNAFVEIILVDVVFIVELFLRYSLSYLRMREDRIFGQPYLIQDIWYDMWLLENQIPFFILEEIFNLEKVQAFVPDRLRFIELTYEYFKSLQAVNGKLGKFKDPKKAEQVKHFTDFLRICHLPSEEQKENRREERMQRLLSSIIKPKTMKRKVATAPSVMQLHNAGVEFKLSKSNDSFQINFEKGTLEIPPLKLQLETESLFRNLIAFEQRHYSETYINDYAYIIHRLADTPKDIELLVEKDIIENCLPDKGASTVLNNLSSGTSLNPDNFYFSILCEEMENYRGKSYNNWRAILAQNYFSTPWTTLSVVAAAFVILLTVIQAVFSVLQVTNHQNNCS; translated from the coding sequence ATGTTGGAATTAATTGGTAGGGAAGAACAATCAAAACCTTCAAGGATGCCGTGGACACATTTGGAAGAGAAGCTAAATGAAATGCCAAAATTGACCTCATCCTCAAATTGTTGCATCTACAGAGCATCGAAGCGTCTGCGccaacaaaatgaaaaagtttATACACCTCAAATAGTCTCCATTGGCCCTCTTCACCATGGGGAACCACACTTGGAATTCCTGGAAGAAGAAAAACGAAGATACCTGCAAGAGTTTCTTGAGCGAACCCGTTTAAGGGTCGAAGAGCTTTATTATTTGATAAGGACAAAGGAAGACACATTACGTAGTTGTTATgctgaaaaaatcaaatttgatagcAATGCATttgtggaaattattctggtgGACGTCGTCTTCATTGTTGAACTCTTCTTGAGATATAGTTTAAGTTATCTGCGAATGAGAGAAGACCGTATATTTGGACAGCCATATTTGATTCAAGATATATGGTACGACATGTGGTTGCTTGAGAATCAAATTCCATTTTTCATTCTTGAGGAAATTTTTAACCTAGAAAAAGTGCAAGCCTTTGTCCCAGACAGACTTCGGTTCATAGAGCTTACATACGAATATTTCAAGAGTTTACAGGCAGTAAATGGCAAATTAGGGAAATTTAAGGACCCAAAAAAAGCGGAACAAGTTAAACATTTCACTGATTTCTTAAGAATTTGCCATCTACCATCTGAAGAGCAAAAGGAAAACCGACGCGAAGAGAGAATGCAGAGGTTATTGTCTAGTATCATAAAGCCCAAAACGATGAAAAGAAAAGTTGCGACTGCACCGAGTGTGATGCAACTCCATAATGCTGGAGTCGAGTTCAAATTGAGCAAAAGCAACGACTCATTCCAGATAAATTTTGAGAAGGGGACTTTGGAAATCCCACCACTGAAACTACAGCTTGAAACTGAATCGTTGTTTCGAAATTTGATTGCTTTCGAGCAACGTCATTACTCCGAAACTTACATAAACGACTATGCTTATATCATTCATCGTCTTGCCGACACTCCCAAAGATATTGAGTTACTTGTTGAGAAGGATATTATTGAAAACTGTCTGCCGGATAAAGGAGCATCAACTGTTTTGAATAACCTCTCAAGTGGAACAAGTTTAAATCccgataatttttatttttcaattctttGTGAAGAAATGGAAAATTACCGAGGAAAAAGCTACAACAACTGGAGGGCAATATTGGCACAGAATTATTTTAGCACTCCATGGACTACACTTTCCGTAGTTGCTGCTGCTTTTGTGATTCTACTTACAGTCATTCAAGCAGTGTTTTCTGTTCTCCAAGTGACGAATCACCAAAATAACTGCTCTTAG
- the LOC123222587 gene encoding UPF0481 protein At3g47200-like: protein MQLHNAGAEFKLSKSNDSFHINFEKGTLEIPPLKLQLETESLFRNLIAFEQRHYSDNYINDYVFIIHHLANSPKDIELLVEKQIIENWLPDKEGASTLLNNLSNGTTLNPDNFYFSDLCEEMENYRAKSYNKWRAILIQNYFSTPWATLSLFAAVFLILLTVIQAVTSVLQVTNQQNAGSTTKGSLNP, encoded by the coding sequence ATGCAACTCCATAATGCTGGAGCCGAGTTCAAATTGAGCAAAAGCAACGACTCATTCCACATAAATTTCGAGAAGGGGACTTTGGAAATTCCACCGCTGAAACTACAGCTTGAAACTGAATCGTTGTTTCGAAATTTGATTGCTTTCGAGCAACGTCATTACTCCGATAATTACATAAACgattatgtttttatcattcATCATCTTGCCAACAGTCCCAAGGATATTGAGTTGCTTGTTGAGAAACAAATTATCGAAAATTGGCTGCCGGATAAAGAAGGAGCCTCAACTCTTTTGAATAACCTCTCAAATGGGACAACTTTGAATcctgataatttttatttctcagaTCTTTGTGAAGAAATGGAAAATTACCGTGCAAAAAGCTACAACAAGTGGAGGGCGATATTGATACAGAATTATTTCAGCACTCCATGGGCTACCCTTTCCCTGTTCGCCGCTGTTTTTCTGATTCTACTTACAGTCATTCAAGCAGTGACTTCTGTTCTCCAAGTGACGAATCAACAAAATGCCGGCTCTACCACCAAGGGTAGCTTAAACCCTTGA
- the LOC123214823 gene encoding probable aspartyl protease At4g16563 encodes MSNLMALSCLLPLLCFLAAAAATTTTITIPLTPSAIKHASSDPYKLLNSLAISSLSRAQHLKSKSEIKIRKNSSSTLSTPLTAHSYGGYAISLSFGTPPQTMPLIFDTGSSLVWFPCTTHYLCSGCSFPNVDPSDISTFIPKNSSSSKFISCRSPKCAWIFGSEVAAQCKSCGPNDKKCSQICPPYILQYGLGSTAGLLLSETLDFPNKKRPDFLVGCSIVSNRQPAGIAGFGRGKESLPSQLGAGKFSYCLLSRNFDDTSVSSNLVLESGSVSGNTTGTASNVRYTPFLKNPKGDNSAFEEYYYVLLRKIVVGNRHVKVPHRFLAPGSDRNGGTIVDSGSTLTFMEKPIFEAVAEEFIKQMGNNSRAPKEEIQSGLRPCFKISGDKSGNIPKLTFQFKGGAKMALPLENYFAYGNESTICLMILTDNSVEAGLSSTGPAIILGSFQVQDFYVEFNLASEKFGFARKKCS; translated from the coding sequence ATGTCTAATCTGATGGCTCTCTCTTGTCTCCTTCCTCTCCTTTGTTTCCTcgccgccgccgccgccaccaccaccacaatTACAATCCCACTCACTCCTTCAGCAATAAAGCACGCTTCTTCCGATCCCTATAAGCTCCTCAACTCTTTAGCCATTTCTTCACTTTCCAGAGCCCAACACCTCAAATCTAAATcagaaatcaaaataagaaaaaactcTTCTTCTACTCTTTCAACTCCTTTAACTGCTCACAGCTATGGTGGCTACGCCATCTCTCTCAGCTTCGGCACTCCTCCTCAAACAATGCCTCTCATTTTCGACACTGGTAGTAGCCTCGTTTGGTTCCCCTGCACCACCCATTATCTTTGTTCTGGCTGTTCTTTTCCCAACGTTGACCCATCTGACATTTCTACTTTCATTCCCAAAAATTCTTCTTCCTCGAAATTCATTAGCTGCCGCAGTCCGAAATGTGCTTGGATTTTCGGGTCAGAAGTTGCCGCCCAGTGCAAAAGCTGTGGGCCTAATGATAAAAAATGCTCCCAAATTTGTCCTCCTTATATTCTTCAGTACGGTTTAGGTTCCACAGCGGGACTTTTGTTATCTGAAACTCTAGATTTTCCCAACAAAAAACGACCCGATTTCCTCGTCGGATGCTCCATTGTCTCAAACCGACAACCCGCCGGCATTGCCGGGTTCGGTCGTGGCAAGGAATCGCTGCCATCTCAACTGGGTGCTGGTAAATTCTCATATTGCTTACTTTCTCGCAATTTTGATGACACATCGGTGAGTAGTAACCTGGTTTTGGAAAGCGGGTCGGTTTCGGGTAATACCACCGGCACCGCTTCAAATGTGCGCTACACGCCGTTTCTGAAGAACCCAAAGGGGGACAATTCTGCTTTTGAAGAATATTATTACGTGCTTTTAAGAAAAATCGTTGTTGGAAATCGTCACGTGAAGGTTCCACACCGGTTTTTGGCGCCCGGATCCGACAGAAACGGAGGAACCATTGTGGATTCGGGTTCAACGTTAACTTTCATGGAGAAACCCATTTTCGAGGCAGTGGCAGAGGAGTTCATAAAACAAATGGGTAACAACAGCAGAGCACCAAAGGAGGAAATTCAGTCCGGTTTAAGGCCATGTTTCAAGATTTCGGGCGATAAATCGGGCAATATTCCGAAACTGACTTTCCAATTCAAAGGTGGAGCAAAAATGGCTTTACCATTGGAGAATTATTTTGCTTATGGTAATGAAAGCACCATTTGTTTGATGATTCTTACCGATAACTCGGTTGAAGCCGGGCTCAGCAGCACCGGACCGGCGATAATTCTGGGGAGTTTCCAGGTTCAGGATTTTTACGTTGAGTTTAATTTGGCCAGTGAAAAATTCGGATTCGCAAGAAAGAAATGCTCGTGA
- the LOC123215106 gene encoding UPF0481 protein At3g47200-like isoform X1 — protein MSKDQEVLIDIPDSTHMKENKMLLADLDNKLSKLTSFTSPSSCCIYRVPERLSNISERAYTPQVVSIGPFHRGKEKLKFMEVEKQRYLKEFLDRTKIKLEELANLITVDMEARIRSCYSEEIPMDRKTFVEMILLDSIFIIEVLLRNTYPTLKNEKQDHIFKQPFLIQDIWYDMWLLENQIPFFILDEFLNLNDVVSTIPEETYYPTIIYLAYKFFESLEAVNGKLKKLADCKEEVKHFTDFLRICHLPSEQPPRPREKRVITAPSVTQLHQAGVKFKLSQSNESFDIKFERGTLHIPQMKVQLETESLFRNMIAFEQRHCTDNYINDYVFIIHQLVNTPKDVELLVENQIIENWLPDKEGLSKLINSLSGGSTLNPQNFYFSKLCEDLIEYCEKRYNKWRAILKQNYFNTPWSVISVFAAIFLILLTVLQAVYSVLQVQLKSNGC, from the exons ATGa GTAAAGATCAGGAAGTTTTGATAGATATCCCAGACAGTACCCACAT gaaagaaaacaaaatgctGTTGGCAGATCTTGACAATAAGTTATCCAAGCTGACTTCATTCACCTCCCCCTCGAGTTGTTGCATCTACAGAGTTCCGGAGCGTCTAAGTAACATAAGTGAAAGAGCTTACACGCCTCAGGTAGTCTCCATCGGTCCTTTCCACCGTGGCAAGGAAAAATTGAAGTTCATGGAAGTAGAAAAACAGAGATACCTGAAGGAGTTTCTCGATCGAACGAAAATAAAATTGGAGGAGCTTGCTAACTTAATCACAGTTGATATGGAAGCGAGAATACGAAGCTGTTATTCTGAAGAAATACCAATGGATCGCAAAACATTTGTTGAAATGATCCTGCTGGACTCCATCTTCATCATTGAAGTCTTGTTGAGGAACACCTACCCGACACTGAAAAATGAGAAGCAAGATCACATTTTTAAGCAGCcgtttttgatacaagacattTGGTATGATATGTGGTTGCTTGAGAATCAAATTCCATTCTTTATTCTTGACGAATTTCTCAACCTGAACGACGTTGTTAGCACTATCCCTGAAGAGACTTACTACCCAACAATCATCTATCTTGCTTACAAATTCTTCGAGAGTTTGGAGGCAGTAAATGGGAAATTAAAAAAGTTGGCGGATTGTAAGGAAGAAGTGAAACATTTCActgattttttgagaatttgtcATCTGCCATCGGAACAGCCGCCTCGCCCGAGAGAAAAAAGGGTTATAACAGCGCCAAGCGTGACACAGCTTCATCAAGCtggagtcaaattcaaattgagccaAAGCAATGAGTCATTCGACATAAAATTCGAAAGGGGCACTTTGCATATTCCGCAAATGAAGGTCCAGCTTGAAACTGAATCGTTGTTTCGAAATATGATCGCCTTTGAACAGCGGCATTGCACTGACAATTATATCAATGATTATGTTTTCATCATTCATCAGCTTGTGAATACGCCCAAAGATGTGGAACTACTTGTGGAGAACCAGATTATTGAGAATTGGCTGCCGGATAAAGAGGGACTATCGAAGCTTATCAACAGCCTTTCAGGCGGGAGTACTCTGAATCCACAGAACTTCTATTTTTCGAAGCTTTGTGAAGATTTGATAGAGTATTGCGAGAAAAGATACAACAAGTGGAGGGCAATTCTGAAGCAGAATTATTTTAACACTCCTTGGTCTGTCATTTCAGTCTTTGCCGCTATTTTCCTGATTCTGCTCACTGTTCTACAAGCTGTGTATTCTGTTCTCCAAGTGCAGCTTAAATCAAACGGGTGTTGA
- the LOC123215106 gene encoding UPF0481 protein At3g47200-like isoform X2, translating to MLLADLDNKLSKLTSFTSPSSCCIYRVPERLSNISERAYTPQVVSIGPFHRGKEKLKFMEVEKQRYLKEFLDRTKIKLEELANLITVDMEARIRSCYSEEIPMDRKTFVEMILLDSIFIIEVLLRNTYPTLKNEKQDHIFKQPFLIQDIWYDMWLLENQIPFFILDEFLNLNDVVSTIPEETYYPTIIYLAYKFFESLEAVNGKLKKLADCKEEVKHFTDFLRICHLPSEQPPRPREKRVITAPSVTQLHQAGVKFKLSQSNESFDIKFERGTLHIPQMKVQLETESLFRNMIAFEQRHCTDNYINDYVFIIHQLVNTPKDVELLVENQIIENWLPDKEGLSKLINSLSGGSTLNPQNFYFSKLCEDLIEYCEKRYNKWRAILKQNYFNTPWSVISVFAAIFLILLTVLQAVYSVLQVQLKSNGC from the coding sequence atgctGTTGGCAGATCTTGACAATAAGTTATCCAAGCTGACTTCATTCACCTCCCCCTCGAGTTGTTGCATCTACAGAGTTCCGGAGCGTCTAAGTAACATAAGTGAAAGAGCTTACACGCCTCAGGTAGTCTCCATCGGTCCTTTCCACCGTGGCAAGGAAAAATTGAAGTTCATGGAAGTAGAAAAACAGAGATACCTGAAGGAGTTTCTCGATCGAACGAAAATAAAATTGGAGGAGCTTGCTAACTTAATCACAGTTGATATGGAAGCGAGAATACGAAGCTGTTATTCTGAAGAAATACCAATGGATCGCAAAACATTTGTTGAAATGATCCTGCTGGACTCCATCTTCATCATTGAAGTCTTGTTGAGGAACACCTACCCGACACTGAAAAATGAGAAGCAAGATCACATTTTTAAGCAGCcgtttttgatacaagacattTGGTATGATATGTGGTTGCTTGAGAATCAAATTCCATTCTTTATTCTTGACGAATTTCTCAACCTGAACGACGTTGTTAGCACTATCCCTGAAGAGACTTACTACCCAACAATCATCTATCTTGCTTACAAATTCTTCGAGAGTTTGGAGGCAGTAAATGGGAAATTAAAAAAGTTGGCGGATTGTAAGGAAGAAGTGAAACATTTCActgattttttgagaatttgtcATCTGCCATCGGAACAGCCGCCTCGCCCGAGAGAAAAAAGGGTTATAACAGCGCCAAGCGTGACACAGCTTCATCAAGCtggagtcaaattcaaattgagccaAAGCAATGAGTCATTCGACATAAAATTCGAAAGGGGCACTTTGCATATTCCGCAAATGAAGGTCCAGCTTGAAACTGAATCGTTGTTTCGAAATATGATCGCCTTTGAACAGCGGCATTGCACTGACAATTATATCAATGATTATGTTTTCATCATTCATCAGCTTGTGAATACGCCCAAAGATGTGGAACTACTTGTGGAGAACCAGATTATTGAGAATTGGCTGCCGGATAAAGAGGGACTATCGAAGCTTATCAACAGCCTTTCAGGCGGGAGTACTCTGAATCCACAGAACTTCTATTTTTCGAAGCTTTGTGAAGATTTGATAGAGTATTGCGAGAAAAGATACAACAAGTGGAGGGCAATTCTGAAGCAGAATTATTTTAACACTCCTTGGTCTGTCATTTCAGTCTTTGCCGCTATTTTCCTGATTCTGCTCACTGTTCTACAAGCTGTGTATTCTGTTCTCCAAGTGCAGCTTAAATCAAACGGGTGTTGA
- the LOC123194187 gene encoding UPF0481 protein At3g47200-like — translation MGNYTWNSWKKKRYLQEFLERTGLSVEELCDLISTKEDTLHSCYAETIKFDKDAFVEIILVDMAFIVELLLRYSFRELQTREDCIFGKPCLIQDIWNDMWLVENQIPFFILEEIFNLQKVSATISAILKKPKPQFIKLTFKYFKSLEAVNGKLERFKDATNGVEVKHFTDLLRICHLPSEEQTKEQEKKKKSNEESEKKKRKVVTAPSVIQLLNAGAELKLSESKDSFQISFKKGTLEMPPLKLELETESLFRNLIAFEQRHYSSNYINDYVFIIHHLANTPKDIELLVEKQIIEN, via the coding sequence ATGGGGAACTACACTTGGAATTCatggaagaaaaaaagatacCTGCAAGAGTTTCTGGAGCGAACTGGTTTAAGTGTCGAAGAACTTTGTGATTTGATAAGCACGAAGGAAGACACATTACATAGCTGTTATgctgaaacaatcaaatttgaTAAGGATGCATTTGTGGAAATAATTCTGGTGGACATGGCCTTCATTGTTGAACTCTTGTTGAGATATAGTTTCAGAGAACTGCAAACGAGAGAAGACTGTATATTTGGAAAACCATGTTTGATTCAAGATATATGGAACGACATGTGGTTGGTTGAGAATCAAATTCCATTTTTCATTCTTGAGGAAATTTTTAACCTACAAAAAGTGAGTGCCACTATCTCGGCCATACTTAAGAAGCCGAAGCCACAGTTCATCAAGCTtacattcaaatatttcaaGAGTTTAGAGGCAGTAAATGGCAAATTAGAGAGATTCAAGGATGCAACAAATGGGGTAGAAGTTAAACATTTCACTGATCTCTTGAGAATTTGCCATCTACCGTCTGAAGAGCAAACGAAAGagcaagaaaaaaagaaaaagtcaaatGAAGAATccgaaaagaagaaaagaaaagttgtgACTGCACCGAGTGTGATCCAACTCCTTAATGCTGGAGCCGAGTTGAAATTGAGCGAAAGCAAAGATTCATTCCAAATAAGTTTCAAGAAGGGGACTTTGGAAATGCCACCACTGAAATTAGAGCTTGAAACTGAATCTTTGTTTCGAAATTTGATTGCTTTCGAGCAGCGTCATTACTCCAGTAATTACATAAACgattatgtttttatcattcATCATCTTGCCAACACTCCCAAAGATATTGAGTTGCTTGTTGAGAAacagattattgaaaattag
- the LOC123222661 gene encoding uncharacterized protein LOC123222661: MWLLENQIPFFILEEIFNVEKVSDAITFRLLKPKPRFIEPTNEYFKSLEAVNGKLEKFKDATTGVKVKHFTNFLRICHLPSEKQDYEITHRLFFNFVRSKTKKRKVVIALSVMQLHHAGAKFKLSESNDSFDINFKKGTLEMPPLILQLETKSLFRNLIAFEQRHYPDNYINHFVLIIHHLAKTPKDIELLVKEQIIDSLLPDQEKLSTLLHNLASGTTLDPDNFYFSYICNKIR, encoded by the coding sequence ATGTGGTTGCTTGAGAATCAAATTCCATTTTTCATTCTTGAGGAAATTTTTAACGTAGAAAAAGTGAGTGACGCTATCACATTCAGGCTTCTGAAGCCGAAGCCACGGTTCATCGAGCCTACAAACGAATATTTCAAGAGTTTAGAGGCAGTAAATGGCAAATTAGAGAAATTCAAGGATGCAACAACTGGGGTAAAAGTTAAACATTTCACTAATTTCTTAAGAATTTGCCATCTACCATCCGAAAAGCAAGACTATGAGATAACTCAcaggttattttttaatttcgtAAGATCCAAAacgaagaaaagaaaagttgtgATTGCACTGAGTGTGATGCAACTCCATCATGCAGGAGCCAAGTTCAAGTTGAGCGAAAGCAATGACTCATTCGACATAAATTTCAAGAAGGGGACTTTGGAAATGCCACCACTGATACTACAGCTTGAAACTAAATCGTTGTTTCGAAATTTGATTGCTTTCGAGCAACGTCATTACCCTGATAATTACATAAACCATTTTGTTTTAATCATTCATCATCTCGCCAAGACTCCCAAAGACATTGAGTTGCTTGTTAAGGAACAAATTATTGACAGTTTGCTGCCGGATCAAGAAAAGTTATCAACTCTTTTGCATAACCTTGCAAGTGGGACAACTTTGGATcctgataatttttatttttcttatatttgtaataaaattagataG